AAAAATCTTTATTTCATGAGAGTTTTTAGTCgacagataattaatatacaatattttaaactgTTTTACTACTTAAACACCACTCTGATAGTAATCGTTGTAAAACGAGTGATAAAAAACAGAAACAAGatcaaaactatttattagtaCGATAAAAACGTGAAACTATGTACAGAATGTAAACCTCTCAAGCTAAATGATTTATCAATATGATCCCTATGATACTAATAACCACATGCATGTATTTATCACGCACACATTTTCTATACAAATCCCAcaaaatcatttaaatatttataaacaaaataaatataaattgcataataactaggattaaaaaaaataactaCATCATAGCTTAATAGAAACCACCTGCTATATTTAAAAGGGTAACTAAATTATCACTGTGTAATTCAGTAATATAATTTGCTTAATATCAAACATaacgttaataaaataaaatagagcagttaatattattataatgcttagaataaaagtaaatattgtacttacttCAAAAAGTTGTCGTTTTCTTCGTTTACTTTTTCCGCGTCTCGAGTTTTGTACTTGATTAAGCGTTCCACTAACTGACGATTTTCTTCCTAAAAGTATTTATAGTTGATTAGTTGCAATAAATCTATAGTGCTTGTGTCATAAAATGAATCAGACTTATATTACGCTAATAAATTACATCATTAGTGAAACAATAGTGTATGACATACCTGTACTTTTCTAAGTTTTTCTTCTAAAGATGCAAAAGCAAGTTGTAGCGCTTGATGTTCATCTTTCAACATCTGATTGATACTTTCCAGCTCACGTTCTCTACTAAGGCATTTAGTTATATCTAGACGTAAATTGGCATTAAGCTCCATGCTTTCGGCAAGgctgtaaattttgaaatatgatacaattattcaaagttttgtacatacattaaaaatacatttaacataaaaatatagattATATGAATTGAATGCTGTAATATACCTGGCTTCCTTCGCTTGAAGCTCTTTCATCATTTcttgcaatttattattaagaTCTACTATTTGTTGCGCATTTTCTCCTTTTCGTTTATGTAATGTAGCAAGCTCTTCTGCCTGCTTTAAAAGACGAGCTTCAAGATCTGCATTTACACCTACACCAGGAGTTTTGCTTGTTGCTTCTCGACGGAGAGTTTCATTTGCTATAGTTAACTGGATATTTTCTCCTCGTAATGTGTTTGCATTTTCAAACAGTCTATTATCTGTAAAAGAAATACATGCATTTTGTACGATGTGTGTTTATTATGATACAATTGTACAATATTAGGTTAACTTCAAACCGCagaagtaaatttaatttaaattaataaatataatgaaagGAATCTTACGTAAACTGATAAGGTCTGCAAAACTGTATGTTTGTTTTCTATTTCTTTCTTGTAgctgtaaaattaaattctgtcTCCAATTGTTATTATCTCTAGGAATTGATACACCTGGTTCACTTGCAGCCATTTTCAACGTATGAAATATCTTGAGGATTGTAATCTAAATTGAACGTTGTTTTGTCTTTTCGTATCAAAGTCGTATAAAAAACATCTGACAGAACAGTTGGTAGAATATTTTGACACTGTTAGCTTCTCAACATGCACCGTTTCTCCGCGAAAAATCTGACTCGATTCAACGAACACGTGTTCGAATGTTAATCActataaaaatccaaaaacctcACACTAATCACATGACATTCAGATTTAccgtgaatatttttaattatgaaa
This genomic window from Megachile rotundata isolate GNS110a chromosome 14, iyMegRotu1, whole genome shotgun sequence contains:
- the Atg16 gene encoding autophagy-related 16 isoform X8; amino-acid sequence: MAASEPGVSIPRDNNNWRQNLILQLQERNRKQTYSFADLISLHNRLFENANTLRGENIQLTIANETLRREATSKTPGVGVNADLEARLLKQAEELATLHKRKGENAQQIVDLNNKLQEMMKELQAKEASLAESMELNANLRLDITKCLSRERELESINQMLKDEHQALQLAFASLEEKLRKVQEENRQLVERLIKYKTRDAEKVNEENDNFLNESFSSPTAFLMHTISKFGKRQAKVQKELEDAARDTRPVSPDRGSLKEGIAGLPTAVPTKVSVTFNAHDGEVYAVKWSPVERILATGGADRKVKLWNITKGSSESKGILVGSNAGVMSVDFDSTGTLILGASNDYATRVWTVNDLRLKVLMNNSTVSVLWCL
- the Atg16 gene encoding autophagy-related 16 isoform X12; translation: MAASEPGVSIPRDNNNWRQNLILQLQERNRKQTYSFADLISLHNRLFENANTLRGENIQLTIANETLRREATSKTPGVGVNADLEARLLKQAEELATLHKRKGENAQQIVDLNNKLQEMMKELQAKEASLAESMELNANLRLDITKCLSRERELESINQMLKDEHQALQLAFASLEEKLRKVQEENRQLVERLIKYKTRDAEKVNEENDNFLNESFSSPTAFLMHTISKFGKRQAKVQKELEDAARDTRPVSPDRGSLKEGIAGLPTAVPTKVSVTFNAHDGEVYAVKWSPVERILATGGADRKVKLWNITKGSSESKGILVGSNAGVMSVDFDSTGTLILGASNDYATRVWTVNDLRLKVDFL
- the Atg16 gene encoding autophagy-related 16 isoform X6, producing MAASEPGVSIPRDNNNWRQNLILQLQERNRKQTYSFADLISLHNRLFENANTLRGENIQLTIANETLRREATSKTPGVGVNADLEARLLKQAEELATLHKRKGENAQQIVDLNNKLQEMMKELQAKEASLAESMELNANLRLDITKCLSRERELESINQMLKDEHQALQLAFASLEEKLRKVQEENRQLVERLIKYKTRDAEKVNEENDNFLNESFSSPTAFLMHTISKFGKRQAKVQKELEDAARDTRPVSPDRGSLKEGIAGLPTAVPTKVSVTFNAHDGEVYAVKWSPVERILATGGADRKVKLWNITKGSSESKGILVGSNAGVMSVDFDSTGTLILGASNDYATRVWTVNDLRLKRQTINRLHSFNLKFGTNRDTAGNWQ
- the Atg16 gene encoding autophagy-related 16 isoform X10, giving the protein MAASEPGVSIPRDNNNWRQNLILQLQERNRKQTYSFADLISLHNRLFENANTLRGENIQLTIANETLRREATSKTPGVGVNADLEARLLKQAEELATLHKRKGENAQQIVDLNNKLQEMMKELQAKEASLAESMELNANLRLDITKCLSRERELESINQMLKDEHQALQLAFASLEEKLRKVQEENRQLVERLIKYKTRDAEKVNEENDNFLNESFSSPTAFLMHTISKFGKRQAKVQKELEDAARDTRPVSPDRGSLKEGIAGLPTAVPTKVSVTFNAHDGEVYAVKWSPVERILATGGADRKVKLWNITKGSSESKGILVGSNAGVMSVDFDSTGTLILGASNDYATRVWTVNDLRLKVRHLKPP
- the Atg16 gene encoding autophagy-related 16 isoform X13, which gives rise to MAASEPGVSIPRDNNNWRQNLILQLQERNRKQTYSFADLISLHNRLFENANTLRGENIQLTIANETLRREATSKTPGVGVNADLEARLLKQAEELATLHKRKGENAQQIVDLNNKLQEMMKELQAKEASLAESMELNANLRLDITKCLSRERELESINQMLKDEHQALQLAFASLEEKLRKVQEENRQLVERLIKYKTRDAEKVNEENDNFLNESFSSPTAFLMHTISKFGKRQAKVQKELEDAARDTRPVSPDRGSLKEGIAGLPTAVPTKVSVTFNAHDGEVYAVKWSPVERILATGGADRKVKLWNITKGSSESKGILVGSNAGVMSVDFDSTGTLILGASNDYATRVWTVNDLRLKLG
- the Atg16 gene encoding autophagy-related 16 isoform X9, producing MAASEPGVSIPRDNNNWRQNLILQLQERNRKQTYSFADLISLHNRLFENANTLRGENIQLTIANETLRREATSKTPGVGVNADLEARLLKQAEELATLHKRKGENAQQIVDLNNKLQEMMKELQAKEASLAESMELNANLRLDITKCLSRERELESINQMLKDEHQALQLAFASLEEKLRKVQEENRQLVERLIKYKTRDAEKVNEENDNFLNESFSSPTAFLMHTISKFGKRQAKVQKELEDAARDTRPVSPDRGSLKEGIAGLPTAVPTKVSVTFNAHDGEVYAVKWSPVERILATGGADRKVKLWNITKGSSESKGILVGSNAGVMSVDFDSTGTLILGASNDYATRVWTVNDLRLKVRIWIFSPIQNW
- the Atg16 gene encoding autophagy-related 16 isoform X4; translation: MAASEPGVSIPRDNNNWRQNLILQLQERNRKQTYSFADLISLHNRLFENANTLRGENIQLTIANETLRREATSKTPGVGVNADLEARLLKQAEELATLHKRKGENAQQIVDLNNKLQEMMKELQAKEASLAESMELNANLRLDITKCLSRERELESINQMLKDEHQALQLAFASLEEKLRKVQEENRQLVERLIKYKTRDAEKVNEENDNFLNESFSSPTAFLMHTISKFGKRQAKVQKELEDAARDTRPVSPDRGSLKEGIAGLPTAVPTKVSVTFNAHDGEVYAVKWSPVERILATGGADRKVKLWNITKGSSESKGILVGSNAGVMSVDFDSTGTLILGASNDYATRVWTVNDLRLKVSKLPCGLERFFIVSASVFLVVLDNRTLVRHVRPTHFLALKG
- the Atg16 gene encoding autophagy-related 16 isoform X5, coding for MAASEPGVSIPRDNNNWRQNLILQLQERNRKQTYSFADLISLHNRLFENANTLRGENIQLTIANETLRREATSKTPGVGVNADLEARLLKQAEELATLHKRKGENAQQIVDLNNKLQEMMKELQAKEASLAESMELNANLRLDITKCLSRERELESINQMLKDEHQALQLAFASLEEKLRKVQEENRQLVERLIKYKTRDAEKVNEENDNFLNESFSSPTAFLMHTISKFGKRQAKVQKELEDAARDTRPVSPDRGSLKEGIAGLPTAVPTKVSVTFNAHDGEVYAVKWSPVERILATGGADRKVKLWNITKGSSESKGILVGSNAGVMSVDFDSTGTLILGASNDYATRVWTVNDLRLKKAQLAPECTPSRIDRKARSFEEDNDHEQRGLR
- the Atg16 gene encoding autophagy-related 16 isoform X11 gives rise to the protein MAASEPGVSIPRDNNNWRQNLILQLQERNRKQTYSFADLISLHNRLFENANTLRGENIQLTIANETLRREATSKTPGVGVNADLEARLLKQAEELATLHKRKGENAQQIVDLNNKLQEMMKELQAKEASLAESMELNANLRLDITKCLSRERELESINQMLKDEHQALQLAFASLEEKLRKVQEENRQLVERLIKYKTRDAEKVNEENDNFLNESFSSPTAFLMHTISKFGKRQAKVQKELEDAARDTRPVSPDRGSLKEGIAGLPTAVPTKVSVTFNAHDGEVYAVKWSPVERILATGGADRKVKLWNITKGSSESKGILVGSNAGVMSVDFDSTGTLILGASNDYATRVWTVNDLRLKVRTLH
- the Atg16 gene encoding autophagy-related 16 isoform X7; translated protein: MAASEPGVSIPRDNNNWRQNLILQLQERNRKQTYSFADLISLHNRLFENANTLRGENIQLTIANETLRREATSKTPGVGVNADLEARLLKQAEELATLHKRKGENAQQIVDLNNKLQEMMKELQAKEASLAESMELNANLRLDITKCLSRERELESINQMLKDEHQALQLAFASLEEKLRKVQEENRQLVERLIKYKTRDAEKVNEENDNFLNESFSSPTAFLMHTISKFGKRQAKVQKELEDAARDTRPVSPDRGSLKEGIAGLPTAVPTKVSVTFNAHDGEVYAVKWSPVERILATGGADRKVKLWNITKGSSESKGILVGSNAGVMSVDFDSTGTLILGASNDYATRVWTVNDLRLKKLFRNKLFANVSQSFRRHLKSVS